One genomic segment of Pedobacter endophyticus includes these proteins:
- the ligA gene encoding NAD-dependent DNA ligase LigA has product MALFAIKEEMDALVAELNQHNYNYYVLAMPTIGDYEFDKKLKRLADLEKAHPELADPNSPTQRVGGDITKNFVTVNHKYPMLSLGNTYNEQDLRDFDERIRKAIGDNFEYVCELKFDGLSISLTYENGKLLRAVTRGDGTKGDDVTNNVKTIHTIPHQIKTDQAPDHFEIRGEIFMHKAAFLKLNAAREELGEIPYANPRNFASGTIKMQDSKEVAKRPLDGFIYFLYTDKNEFKNHWESLQAVKNWGFHVCEHNRLVKNIDDVLAFIHYWEEERFKLSYDIDGIVIKVNSYAQQQELGFTAKSPRWAISYKYKAAEVETVLEKVTYQVGRTGAVTPVANLKPVLLAGTTVKRATLHNANEIERLDLHEGDTVFVEKGGEIIPKIIKVNLGKRTANTSKVLYPHNCPECGTELIRKESEAVHYCPNDEGCPPQIVGKIQHFISRKAMNIDGLGDETIETFYRNNLVNHISDLYTLHQKAGQLKQLDRFGERSIENMLAGIEKSKEMPFEKVLFGLGIRYVGETVAKKLAAGVKNIDNLSKSSIDELTAIDEIGQRIAESIIEYFSKDEHLKQIDLLKSAGLRFEIEEKVIELASDKLIGKTFVISGVFESYGRDELKDLIEANGGKILSGISGKLNYLVAGDNMGPSKLEKATKLNVPIISDAELIEMIK; this is encoded by the coding sequence ATGGCATTGTTTGCAATAAAGGAAGAAATGGATGCGCTGGTTGCAGAATTAAACCAGCATAATTACAATTATTACGTTTTGGCAATGCCAACCATTGGCGACTATGAGTTCGACAAAAAGTTGAAACGCCTCGCCGATCTTGAAAAAGCACACCCCGAACTTGCCGACCCCAACTCCCCTACCCAACGCGTTGGGGGCGATATTACCAAAAACTTTGTCACGGTAAATCACAAATACCCCATGCTTTCGTTGGGCAACACTTATAACGAGCAGGATTTACGCGATTTTGATGAGCGCATCCGGAAGGCAATCGGCGACAACTTTGAATACGTTTGCGAGCTGAAGTTTGATGGCTTGTCGATTAGCTTAACCTACGAAAACGGAAAGCTATTACGTGCGGTAACGCGTGGCGATGGCACAAAAGGTGATGATGTAACCAATAACGTTAAAACCATTCACACCATTCCCCACCAAATAAAAACCGATCAGGCACCTGATCATTTTGAGATTCGTGGCGAGATTTTTATGCACAAGGCGGCCTTTTTGAAATTGAATGCAGCGAGAGAGGAACTGGGCGAAATTCCGTATGCCAACCCGCGCAACTTTGCTTCGGGAACAATTAAGATGCAAGACAGCAAGGAAGTAGCCAAACGCCCGTTAGATGGCTTTATCTATTTTCTTTATACCGATAAAAATGAGTTCAAAAATCACTGGGAAAGCTTGCAAGCGGTAAAAAACTGGGGCTTTCACGTTTGCGAACACAATAGACTGGTTAAAAACATTGACGATGTGCTAGCGTTTATCCACTATTGGGAAGAAGAACGCTTCAAATTAAGTTACGATATTGATGGCATTGTAATCAAGGTAAACAGCTATGCGCAACAACAAGAGCTCGGTTTTACAGCAAAATCGCCGCGTTGGGCAATTTCTTATAAGTATAAAGCTGCCGAGGTTGAAACTGTTTTAGAAAAGGTAACTTATCAGGTTGGCCGTACCGGAGCGGTTACGCCTGTTGCTAACTTAAAGCCGGTTTTACTGGCCGGAACAACCGTTAAGCGGGCAACCTTGCACAATGCAAACGAAATTGAGCGACTGGATTTACACGAGGGTGATACCGTTTTTGTAGAGAAGGGCGGCGAAATTATTCCAAAAATCATCAAGGTCAATCTCGGCAAAAGAACTGCTAACACCAGCAAAGTGCTTTACCCGCACAATTGCCCGGAATGCGGAACCGAGTTGATCAGAAAAGAGAGCGAGGCAGTACATTACTGCCCTAATGATGAAGGCTGCCCGCCCCAAATTGTCGGTAAGATTCAACACTTCATATCCCGCAAGGCGATGAATATTGATGGCCTGGGCGACGAAACGATCGAAACGTTTTACCGCAATAACCTGGTGAACCACATCAGCGATCTGTATACCTTGCATCAAAAGGCCGGTCAGCTCAAACAATTAGATCGGTTTGGTGAGCGATCGATCGAAAACATGCTCGCGGGTATTGAGAAATCGAAAGAAATGCCCTTTGAAAAGGTGTTGTTCGGTTTGGGCATCCGTTATGTGGGCGAAACAGTAGCAAAAAAATTAGCGGCTGGCGTAAAGAACATCGACAACCTATCAAAGTCGAGCATCGATGAATTAACAGCAATCGACGAGATTGGCCAGCGCATTGCCGAAAGTATAATTGAATATTTCTCAAAAGATGAGCACTTAAAGCAGATAGATTTATTAAAATCGGCAGGTTTACGCTTTGAAATTGAAGAAAAGGTAATTGAGCTGGCTAGTGATAAACTTATTGGAAAAACATTCGTAATTTCGGGCGTTTTTGAAAGCTATGGTCGCGATGAACTGAAAGATCTGATTGAAGCAAACGGCGGAAAAATTCTTAGCGGAATTTCTGGCAAACTGAACTACCTCGTTGCTGGCGATAACATGGGTCCATCAAAGCTCGAAAAAGCTACAAAACTCAATGTTCCGATCATCAGCGATGCGGAGCTTATAGAAATGATAAAATAA
- the dapA gene encoding 4-hydroxy-tetrahydrodipicolinate synthase, translated as MNKFQGTGVALVTPFNTDGSVDYNGLKNLINHLIDGGVDYLVSLGTTGETATMTKDEKKKVWAYTAEINDNRLPLVAGIGGNNTLAVAEDIKNFDTTGYSAILSVSPYYNKPTQEGIYQHYKYLSEISPLDLILYNVPGRTMSNMSPETTCRLAYDFKNIIGTKEASGSFDQFNQIMRDKPEDFLLISGDDPVTLPMMALGAAGIISVIGNALPKQFSDMVRKCLAGDFKGATPAHLSLVEFTRLAFAEGNPAGIKSALKHLGVCGDTVRLPLVKASSTLAEAIVKEIEKITVVA; from the coding sequence ATGAACAAATTTCAGGGTACTGGTGTGGCATTGGTTACACCTTTTAACACAGATGGATCTGTTGATTATAACGGTTTAAAAAACCTGATTAATCACTTGATCGACGGAGGGGTAGACTACCTCGTTTCTTTAGGCACAACCGGCGAAACGGCCACAATGACTAAGGACGAGAAGAAGAAAGTGTGGGCCTATACTGCTGAAATTAACGATAACAGGTTGCCCCTGGTTGCTGGAATTGGCGGCAATAATACATTGGCAGTTGCCGAAGATATTAAGAATTTCGATACGACGGGCTACAGTGCAATTTTATCGGTAAGCCCATATTATAACAAACCCACCCAAGAGGGAATTTACCAGCACTATAAATATTTGTCAGAAATTTCGCCGCTGGATTTGATTTTGTACAACGTGCCAGGCCGTACCATGAGCAACATGAGCCCCGAAACTACCTGTAGGCTGGCATACGATTTCAAGAATATCATCGGCACAAAGGAAGCCTCAGGAAGTTTCGATCAATTCAACCAAATCATGAGAGACAAGCCCGAAGATTTTCTTTTGATTTCGGGCGATGATCCGGTTACTTTGCCGATGATGGCGCTAGGAGCCGCGGGAATAATTTCTGTTATCGGTAACGCCTTACCCAAGCAGTTTTCTGATATGGTTAGAAAATGCCTCGCAGGCGATTTTAAGGGCGCTACACCCGCTCATTTAAGCCTGGTCGAATTTACCCGACTGGCTTTTGCTGAAGGAAATCCCGCCGGGATAAAATCAGCACTCAAACATTTGGGTGTTTGCGGCGACACGGTCAGATTGCCACTAGTCAAAGCTTCTTCAACTTTAGCTGAAGCCATTGTAAAGGAGATAGAAAAAATTACCGTAGTAGCATAA
- a CDS encoding alpha/beta fold hydrolase: MSTIKVKDGTEIYYKDWGTGQPIVFHHGWPLSADDWDAQMMFFLAQGYRVIAHDRRGHGRSGQSANGNDMDTYVADIAELTAALDLKDAIHIGHSTGGGEVIRYVAKHGKGRVAKTVLISAVTPIMIKNEHNPDGVPMNVFDEIRQGTGFNRAQFFYDFPIAFYGWNREGATVQEGIKHNWWRQGMMGSVKAHYEGIKAFSESDFTEDLKSVEIPVLVLHGEDDQIVPFNQAPKAAELLPNGKLIAYPGFPH, from the coding sequence ATGAGTACTATTAAAGTTAAAGACGGAACCGAAATTTATTACAAAGACTGGGGAACAGGGCAACCTATTGTTTTTCACCACGGCTGGCCATTATCTGCCGATGATTGGGACGCACAAATGATGTTCTTTTTAGCGCAAGGCTACCGGGTAATTGCACACGATCGTCGCGGGCATGGTCGCTCCGGACAAAGCGCCAACGGAAATGACATGGATACTTATGTAGCCGATATAGCCGAATTGACGGCAGCGCTAGACCTAAAAGATGCTATTCATATTGGACACTCAACCGGAGGTGGCGAAGTGATCAGGTATGTTGCCAAACATGGAAAAGGCAGGGTTGCAAAAACGGTTTTGATTAGCGCAGTAACGCCAATCATGATTAAGAATGAGCACAATCCGGATGGTGTACCAATGAACGTTTTCGACGAGATACGACAAGGAACTGGTTTTAACAGGGCGCAGTTTTTTTACGATTTTCCGATTGCATTTTATGGTTGGAATCGAGAAGGCGCCACTGTACAAGAGGGAATTAAGCACAATTGGTGGAGACAGGGCATGATGGGCTCGGTAAAAGCACATTATGAGGGCATAAAAGCATTCTCTGAATCGGACTTTACTGAAGATTTGAAAAGTGTAGAAATTCCCGTTTTGGTGCTACATGGCGAAGATGACCAAATTGTACCTTTTAACCAGGCACCGAAGGCGGCGGAGCTTTTACCTAATGGCAAGCTAATCGCTTATCCTGGTTTCCCACACTGA